The following are encoded together in the Bradyrhizobium genosp. L genome:
- a CDS encoding helix-turn-helix transcriptional regulator, with amino-acid sequence MAKAGTAKSNVQFIRTPGGDDLAVLPRNEYDRLVALAAEAQEDAAASRIVRNSARAVKEGREVVLPKAVVDRLAAGDSAIRVIREWRDMIQGELAAAVGISQNYLSEIETGRRKGPVELQKKFARALGVPVDLLID; translated from the coding sequence ATGGCAAAAGCCGGCACCGCAAAGAGCAATGTCCAATTCATCCGTACGCCTGGCGGCGACGATCTCGCGGTGCTTCCGCGCAACGAGTATGACCGGCTAGTGGCCCTTGCCGCCGAGGCGCAGGAAGATGCGGCGGCGAGCCGCATCGTCCGCAACTCCGCGCGCGCCGTGAAGGAAGGGCGTGAAGTTGTCTTGCCTAAGGCCGTCGTCGATCGTCTTGCAGCCGGCGACAGCGCAATTCGCGTCATCCGCGAATGGCGCGACATGATTCAGGGCGAATTGGCAGCGGCCGTTGGCATCAGCCAGAACTATTTGTCTGAGATCGAAACAGGCCGCCGAAAGGGACCCGTGGAACTGCAGAAGAAGTTTGCTCGGGCCCTGGGCGTACCGGTCGACCTTCTGATCGACTGA